A window of Selenomonas ruminantium subsp. lactilytica TAM6421 contains these coding sequences:
- a CDS encoding DUF4153 domain-containing protein — MGKKSIMNFRYLRENYREILREYGRTLGERFPEAAVLNLLILIYQGGMLWAYKVEEFEEDWLIWTARLSVLLLVAVAAELWRERRPEWSPGRYRWKIACLLAVWLIVYEAGRNFFQGFEEAMFYLATPLVWSCLIFYLLLPQAKERQSQQLRSCVSALVSAGGIGMLLSLLVGICLAAVQVLLVEVPTEVDIFLLGVVPFACAVSIALCLLPRAEVATEPAEPILNRIVMGLVLPCYVFLLVILYLYIGKIIWQQSMPVGEMNWYASLALLGYGFFYFFWNDMPKNWFDRFMKWGLVWFLPILLVQLYGVWIRYAAYGLTTLRYLSMLCTGFGVLFLAFRFLRQGIRQLFLVAAVLVAVFSLSPLNVMRVPLHEQQARLIDLLVQEGLYAEGRITMSHPVSPERAQAVKSCVDYICSSGADEREDFCRQVKEIEWKQYLPKETVTKKSSGMELPPKEKEDRVSFFPSRKGIPLAGYQWAYPVNIKKAVVVIPLEEGERREVDLTDYAARLVAAQSDVPWQAGKFKNCREKRVILDEGYVLDDRSLLYFSELTVILGEDGQMKRINGRGYLLLK; from the coding sequence ATGGGCAAGAAATCCATCATGAATTTTCGCTATCTGCGGGAAAATTACCGGGAAATCCTGCGGGAATATGGCAGGACCTTGGGCGAGCGTTTCCCGGAGGCGGCAGTGCTCAATCTGCTGATACTGATCTATCAGGGCGGGATGCTCTGGGCTTATAAGGTGGAAGAGTTTGAGGAAGACTGGCTGATTTGGACGGCGCGGCTGTCGGTGCTGCTGCTGGTGGCCGTGGCGGCGGAACTATGGCGTGAACGCAGGCCGGAGTGGTCTCCCGGGCGGTATCGCTGGAAAATTGCCTGCCTGCTTGCGGTCTGGCTTATCGTGTATGAAGCGGGCCGGAACTTTTTTCAGGGCTTTGAGGAGGCCATGTTTTATCTGGCAACCCCGCTTGTCTGGTCCTGTCTGATTTTCTATCTGCTGCTGCCGCAGGCAAAGGAGCGGCAGAGCCAGCAGCTGCGCAGCTGTGTCAGCGCGCTGGTCAGCGCCGGGGGAATTGGCATGCTGCTGTCCCTGTTGGTGGGTATCTGCCTGGCGGCAGTGCAGGTACTGTTGGTGGAAGTTCCCACGGAAGTCGACATCTTCCTGCTGGGCGTCGTGCCTTTTGCTTGTGCGGTCAGTATTGCCCTGTGTCTGCTGCCCAGGGCTGAGGTTGCCACGGAGCCGGCCGAGCCAATCCTTAATCGGATTGTCATGGGGCTGGTCCTGCCCTGCTATGTATTTTTGCTGGTCATCCTTTATCTCTATATTGGCAAGATCATTTGGCAGCAGTCCATGCCGGTGGGCGAAATGAACTGGTATGCCTCGCTGGCCTTGCTGGGTTATGGCTTTTTCTATTTTTTCTGGAACGACATGCCTAAGAACTGGTTTGACCGGTTCATGAAGTGGGGGCTTGTCTGGTTCCTGCCCATCCTGCTGGTTCAGCTGTATGGCGTGTGGATTCGCTATGCGGCCTATGGGCTGACGACGCTGCGCTATCTGTCCATGCTCTGCACGGGCTTCGGCGTACTGTTTCTGGCCTTTCGCTTCCTGCGGCAGGGCATCCGGCAGCTGTTTCTGGTGGCTGCCGTGCTGGTGGCTGTGTTTTCCTTGTCGCCGCTCAATGTGATGCGGGTGCCCCTGCATGAACAGCAGGCTCGCCTGATTGACTTGCTGGTACAGGAGGGCTTGTATGCAGAGGGCAGGATTACGATGAGCCATCCGGTTTCCCCAGAACGGGCACAGGCGGTAAAAAGCTGTGTGGACTATATCTGCAGTTCAGGGGCGGATGAGCGGGAAGATTTCTGCCGTCAGGTCAAGGAAATTGAATGGAAGCAATACCTGCCGAAGGAAACGGTCACGAAGAAAAGCTCGGGCATGGAACTGCCGCCCAAGGAAAAGGAAGACCGTGTGAGTTTCTTTCCCAGCCGGAAGGGGATTCCTCTGGCGGGGTACCAGTGGGCTTATCCCGTGAATATCAAGAAAGCGGTAGTGGTTATTCCGCTGGAAGAGGGTGAGCGGCGCGAGGTCGACCTCACGGATTATGCGGCCCGGTTGGTGGCTGCCCAGAGTGACGTTCCGTGGCAGGCAGGCAAATTCAAGAACTGCCGGGAAAAGCGCGTCATCCTCGATGAAGGCTATGTGCTGGATGACCGTTCCCTGCTGTATTTTAGTGAGCTGACGGTTATCTTGGGCGAAGATGGCCAAATGAAGCGTATCAACGGGCGCGGCTATCTGCTCTTGAAGTGA
- a CDS encoding PDDEXK nuclease domain-containing protein, with protein sequence MNEIEKVSQDIYGEIRQSIIHVQHKVQQTVNAGMVQIYWEIGQQLDKACDGKQAEYGKGVLQQVSAKLTAEFCKGYSYANLRNMRQFYRCFPNCYALRSDLSWTHYRMLMRVADSKAREFYAEECAAAGWSSRELERQITTFAYQRTISQQKTGERLPQTATDKGMAPYRDFIRDPYVLEFLEVKPSPELYERDIEQGIIEHLQQFLLELGRGFSFVARQKHIDIDGDHFYIDLVFYNYILKCFVLIDLKLGKVKHQDIGQMQMYVNYYKANMRNEGDNEPIGIVLCAEKNEAVVKYTMGSDNSTHIYASKYMPYMPTEEELKKELRLQELPMAEEE encoded by the coding sequence ATGAATGAAATCGAGAAGGTATCACAGGATATTTACGGCGAAATCAGACAAAGCATAATTCATGTACAGCATAAGGTACAGCAGACTGTAAATGCTGGCATGGTGCAGATATACTGGGAAATTGGTCAGCAACTTGATAAGGCCTGTGATGGCAAGCAGGCAGAGTACGGAAAAGGAGTTCTGCAACAAGTTTCCGCTAAGCTGACGGCTGAATTTTGCAAAGGTTATTCTTATGCCAATTTGCGGAATATGCGGCAGTTTTATCGGTGCTTTCCAAATTGCTACGCACTGCGTAGCGATTTGAGCTGGACGCATTACCGTATGCTGATGCGGGTGGCGGATTCCAAGGCTAGGGAGTTTTATGCCGAGGAATGTGCTGCGGCGGGGTGGAGCAGTCGGGAACTGGAACGGCAGATTACGACCTTTGCTTATCAGCGCACTATTTCCCAGCAAAAGACCGGCGAAAGACTGCCACAGACGGCAACGGATAAGGGGATGGCACCTTATCGGGATTTTATCCGTGACCCTTATGTGTTGGAATTTCTGGAGGTGAAGCCTTCGCCGGAGCTCTACGAGCGGGATATTGAGCAGGGCATTATTGAGCATTTGCAACAGTTCCTGCTGGAGCTGGGACGCGGCTTTTCCTTTGTGGCCAGACAGAAACATATTGACATTGATGGAGACCATTTTTATATTGACCTGGTGTTTTACAACTATATCCTCAAATGCTTTGTCCTGATCGACTTGAAGCTGGGCAAGGTCAAACATCAGGACATTGGGCAGATGCAGATGTATGTAAACTATTACAAGGCCAATATGCGCAATGAAGGGGACAATGAGCCCATTGGTATCGTCCTTTGCGCGGAGAAGAATGAAGCCGTGGTGAAGTATACGATGGGGAGCGACAACAGCACCCATATTTATGCGTCCAAGTATATGCCCTATATGCCGACCGAGGAAGAACTGAAAAAGGAACTGCGTTTGCAGGAGCTTCCCATGGCGGAAGAAGAATAA
- a CDS encoding restriction endonuclease subunit S: protein MNTPKIRFKGFTDDWEQWKLKELVEDLSTGKSVNSTDELVGENDIGVLKTSCVSYDFFDANECKKVVTEEIGYVKCPVEKNCIIVSRMNTPERVGACGFVDKDYPNLYLPDRLWKLKFLDKYDVRMIHCMLISPYYKADILSLASGTSGSMYNISKEDFENIELKVPSKDEQLVISKLFNNLDSLITLHQRKCDELQKVKKYMLQKMFPKKGEKVPEIRFAGFTGDWEQREFGSLLNEKREKTSVEDEDTLLSCAINGMYLNSELFSHFRGQSNIGYLKVKKNDLILSAQNLHLGNCNVNLRFEHGIISPAYKVYELVDCNPLFVQAWVKMDKTKEFFLKASTEGASVCRKNIVWEELYKQELPVPSFEEQTKIGEYFANLDNLIALHQRKCDALKEIKKYMLQNMFPKK from the coding sequence ATGAACACACCTAAAATTAGATTTAAGGGATTTACGGATGATTGGGAGCAATGGAAGCTAAAAGAGCTTGTTGAAGATTTATCTACTGGGAAAAGCGTAAATTCAACTGATGAATTGGTTGGAGAAAACGATATAGGTGTATTAAAGACTAGTTGCGTATCGTACGATTTTTTTGATGCAAATGAATGTAAAAAAGTCGTTACTGAAGAAATAGGATATGTAAAATGTCCAGTTGAGAAAAATTGTATCATAGTCAGTAGAATGAATACACCAGAACGGGTTGGTGCCTGTGGTTTTGTCGACAAAGATTATCCAAATCTTTATCTACCAGATAGACTTTGGAAACTTAAGTTTTTGGATAAATATGATGTACGAATGATACATTGTATGCTTATTTCTCCATATTATAAGGCAGATATTTTAAGTTTGGCATCTGGAACAAGTGGCTCGATGTATAATATTTCGAAAGAAGACTTTGAAAACATTGAGTTAAAAGTTCCATCTAAAGATGAACAATTAGTTATATCAAAGTTGTTTAATAACCTTGATAGCCTTATTACCTTGCACCAGCGAAAGTGTGATGAGCTGCAAAAAGTAAAGAAGTATATGCTTCAAAAAATGTTTCCTAAAAAAGGAGAAAAAGTTCCAGAGATTCGCTTTGCTGGTTTTACTGGCGATTGGGAACAGCGGGAATTTGGAAGTCTCTTAAATGAAAAAAGAGAAAAGACATCTGTTGAGGATGAAGATACATTACTTTCATGTGCAATTAATGGCATGTATCTCAATTCAGAATTATTTAGTCATTTTAGAGGTCAGTCCAATATTGGATACTTAAAAGTAAAGAAAAACGATTTAATACTGTCAGCACAAAATTTACATTTAGGAAATTGTAATGTAAATTTACGATTTGAGCATGGTATAATATCGCCGGCTTATAAAGTTTATGAACTTGTTGATTGTAATCCGTTGTTTGTGCAGGCATGGGTTAAAATGGACAAGACAAAGGAGTTTTTCCTAAAGGCTTCAACTGAAGGCGCAAGTGTATGTAGGAAAAATATAGTTTGGGAGGAACTATACAAGCAGGAATTACCAGTTCCTTCATTTGAGGAACAGACTAAAATTGGAGAATACTTCGCTAACCTCGATAATCTTATCGCCCTTCATCAACGCAAGTGTGATGCCCTTAAAGAAATCAAGAAATATATGTTGCAAAATATGTTTCCAAAGAAATAA
- a CDS encoding lactate utilization protein produces the protein MNENIRKRNELLAQTVIKGLQSRNMEGFYAKDKKEALKLALELIPKGSTVTMGGAMSVHEIGLTEALTTEDYNFIDRDKVEDKRKAMLMAYDADVFLSSTNAMTQDGILVNIDGNANRVSAIAQGPKKVLFIVGLNKVCDDLDGAMKRARNVAAPINAQRFGLSTPCAKTGACFDCKSPDTICCQFLITRYSLHKGRIQVILVNDNLGF, from the coding sequence ATGAACGAAAACATCCGCAAGCGCAATGAACTGCTGGCCCAGACAGTAATCAAAGGCCTGCAATCTCGCAATATGGAAGGCTTTTATGCCAAGGACAAGAAAGAAGCCCTGAAGCTGGCTCTGGAACTCATCCCCAAAGGCAGCACCGTTACCATGGGCGGCGCCATGAGCGTCCACGAAATTGGCCTGACGGAAGCCCTAACCACGGAGGACTACAACTTCATCGACCGCGACAAAGTGGAAGACAAACGCAAAGCCATGCTGATGGCCTATGATGCTGATGTATTCCTCTCCAGCACCAACGCCATGACGCAGGACGGCATACTAGTCAACATCGACGGCAATGCCAACCGCGTATCCGCCATCGCGCAAGGGCCGAAAAAAGTGCTCTTCATCGTGGGGCTCAACAAGGTCTGCGACGATCTGGACGGCGCTATGAAGCGGGCCCGCAACGTGGCCGCTCCCATCAATGCCCAGCGCTTCGGCCTGAGCACCCCCTGCGCCAAAACCGGTGCCTGCTTCGACTGCAAGAGTCCCGACACCATCTGCTGCCAGTTCCTGATTACCCGCTACTCCCTGCACAAGGGCCGCATTCAGGTAATCCTGGTTAACGATAACTTAGGCTTCTAA
- a CDS encoding DMT family transporter: protein MKFDSWVSIAYAGVLSTGVAFTLQIVGQKYAAPSEAAVIMSFEAVFGALASFVVLGEQMSTAQLCGCLLMFAGVIVSQLRTIMQKKHAPAK from the coding sequence ATGAAATTCGATTCCTGGGTGTCCATTGCCTATGCAGGTGTTCTTTCTACGGGCGTGGCCTTTACCTTGCAGATCGTGGGACAAAAATACGCCGCTCCCAGTGAAGCGGCGGTAATCATGAGTTTTGAAGCGGTGTTCGGCGCTTTGGCCAGCTTCGTGGTCCTGGGCGAACAGATGAGCACGGCCCAGCTCTGTGGCTGCCTGCTGATGTTTGCCGGAGTAATTGTCAGTCAGCTGCGCACGATCATGCAAAAGAAACATGCTCCCGCTAAATAA
- a CDS encoding polysaccharide deacetylase family protein — MNLRKKRIWKIAALLCIIAAVAGVIILGKQPKPLQATMVADSESGTKVLVLNYHKIDHTFISLSVRPEDFDNQMKYLHDNGYHTINPDELYEALAGNGQLPENPVLITFDDGYEDNYTNAYPILKKYDFKATIFVVTGFLDRHKKGYLSWDQAREMNKNGINIESHTVNHKSMTDLTDDELRSELVDSKKKAETELGHAVNYVAYPTGTYNLHIAQMVKEAGYKAAFTIKYGNVDKASNIFALERVPIFHTEDTNKDFIERIRYQPIFESFGWMKN; from the coding sequence ATGAACTTGCGCAAGAAAAGAATCTGGAAAATAGCTGCCCTGCTTTGCATCATTGCAGCAGTTGCCGGCGTTATCATTTTAGGAAAACAGCCCAAGCCCTTGCAGGCGACCATGGTAGCGGACAGCGAGAGCGGCACGAAAGTGCTGGTGCTGAACTACCACAAGATTGACCACACCTTTATCTCTTTGTCCGTACGGCCGGAGGATTTTGACAATCAGATGAAATACCTCCATGACAACGGCTACCATACCATCAATCCCGATGAACTCTACGAAGCCCTGGCTGGCAATGGCCAGCTGCCGGAAAATCCCGTGCTGATTACCTTTGACGATGGTTATGAGGACAATTACACCAATGCCTACCCCATCCTCAAAAAATACGATTTCAAAGCCACCATCTTCGTGGTGACCGGTTTCCTCGACCGCCACAAAAAAGGCTACCTAAGCTGGGATCAGGCGCGGGAGATGAATAAGAACGGCATCAACATCGAATCCCACACGGTCAACCACAAATCGATGACCGACCTCACCGATGACGAGCTGCGCTCCGAACTCGTGGACTCCAAGAAAAAAGCCGAAACCGAGCTGGGCCACGCAGTAAACTACGTGGCCTACCCCACCGGCACCTATAACCTCCATATCGCCCAGATGGTCAAAGAGGCTGGCTACAAAGCCGCCTTCACCATCAAATACGGCAACGTGGACAAAGCCAGCAACATCTTCGCCTTGGAACGCGTTCCCATCTTTCACACCGAAGACACGAACAAGGATTTCATCGAACGCATACGCTACCAGCCCATCTTCGAAAGCTTTGGCTGGATGAAAAATTAA
- a CDS encoding DUF6680 family protein: protein MEWKDILNIIAIVIAPIAASVIAVWLQNRSEKRKDKMYIFKVLMTSRIYGWTPEKVNVLNIIDIVFSDDKKVRVAWKDLSDKYNVENPDQLHLKKIEQAQYKLIEAIANSLGYKNTITWEEIQNPYIPRGMVEQIENQKNMQQMYMEAISGVSRIVNRQEQRENK, encoded by the coding sequence GTGGAATGGAAAGATATTTTAAATATTATAGCGATTGTTATTGCACCCATAGCGGCTTCAGTGATTGCTGTATGGCTTCAAAATCGTTCGGAAAAGCGAAAAGATAAGATGTATATTTTTAAAGTGTTGATGACATCGAGAATATATGGATGGACTCCTGAAAAAGTCAATGTATTAAATATTATCGATATAGTTTTTTCAGATGATAAAAAGGTTCGAGTCGCATGGAAGGATTTAAGTGATAAATACAATGTTGAGAATCCAGACCAGTTACATTTGAAAAAAATAGAGCAGGCACAGTATAAACTGATAGAAGCGATAGCTAATTCGCTTGGCTATAAGAATACAATAACCTGGGAAGAAATACAAAATCCATATATACCACGAGGAATGGTAGAACAAATTGAAAATCAAAAGAATATGCAACAAATGTATATGGAAGCTATATCTGGGGTTAGTAGAATTGTAAACCGACAGGAACAACGAGAAAATAAGTAG
- a CDS encoding helix-turn-helix domain-containing protein, with product MPKFMAEHRDFLLTLYNLNYVEEKNVAQDVAQEKTSKYEAQILALVKSNDKVTRQEMAQKLGVSKKTIEREIKKITELSYVGRGYSGHWKIIN from the coding sequence ATGCCAAAATTTATGGCAGAGCATAGGGATTTCCTGCTGACGTTGTATAATTTGAATTATGTTGAGGAAAAGAATGTCGCCCAAGATGTCGCCCAAGAAAAAACGAGTAAATATGAGGCACAGATACTGGCACTCGTGAAGTCGAATGATAAGGTAACACGCCAAGAAATGGCGCAAAAACTTGGTGTGAGCAAAAAAACCATTGAGCGTGAGATTAAGAAGATTACTGAGTTGTCGTATGTAGGACGCGGATATAGTGGTCATTGGAAAATAATAAATTGA
- a CDS encoding type I restriction-modification system subunit M has translation MASQELNQALWNAANVMRSTMSADEYKDYLLGMIFYKYLSDRQLYAVVDLLEDRQPESLDEAQQMYEEARQSEDWEDLKAELEENYSFAIEPQYTFTALYNEINNKTFTTDHLRQAMRDIEQGGEAIRGQKLYEGLFEDFDIDSKSLGTTPAKRNAMLSDVMKELAHIDFTQYGADALGDAYEYLIGQFAAGSGKKAGEFYTPQAVSELITRIVTKGKEGEPAFSIYDPCMGSGSLLLHARSYINEDCRNGIQFFGQEISHTTYNLARMNMILHNVPFQYQHFRNGDTLGADWPTEEPTNYDATVMNPPYSQHWSAAAGFLTDPRFQRYEKLAPKSKADFAFLLHGFYHLKENGTMGIVLPHGVLFRGAAEGTIRKHLLEDGNIYAVIGLPAGIFFNTSIPTCIIVLKKDHVNRDVLFIDASKEFRKEKAQNFMDTEHIDKIMAAYDERKDVDKFAHLATFEEIKENDYNLNIPRYVDTSEPEPEVDLKEVCANLQGIDAEIKAANNELLAMLDDLTSDDAEAKAALAELGKIIQGV, from the coding sequence ATGGCATCACAGGAATTGAATCAGGCGCTTTGGAACGCCGCTAATGTTATGCGCAGCACGATGAGCGCGGACGAATACAAGGATTATCTTCTCGGCATGATTTTCTACAAGTATCTGTCTGACCGTCAGCTTTATGCGGTGGTTGACCTTTTGGAAGACCGTCAGCCGGAAAGCCTTGATGAAGCGCAACAGATGTATGAGGAAGCTCGTCAGAGTGAGGATTGGGAAGACCTGAAAGCCGAGCTGGAGGAAAATTACAGTTTTGCTATTGAGCCGCAGTATACTTTTACGGCGCTGTACAATGAAATCAACAACAAGACCTTTACCACCGACCATCTGCGTCAGGCCATGCGGGATATTGAGCAGGGGGGCGAGGCAATCCGTGGGCAGAAGCTCTATGAAGGCCTGTTCGAGGATTTTGATATTGATTCCAAAAGCCTTGGCACCACTCCGGCAAAGCGCAATGCCATGCTTTCTGATGTGATGAAGGAGCTGGCTCATATCGACTTCACTCAGTATGGCGCGGATGCCCTGGGGGATGCTTACGAATATCTGATTGGCCAGTTTGCCGCCGGCTCCGGGAAAAAGGCCGGGGAGTTCTATACTCCGCAGGCGGTTTCGGAGCTTATTACCCGTATCGTGACCAAAGGCAAAGAAGGGGAGCCTGCCTTTTCCATCTATGACCCTTGCATGGGTTCGGGTTCCCTGCTTTTGCATGCCCGCAGCTATATCAATGAGGACTGCCGCAATGGCATTCAGTTCTTCGGGCAGGAAATCTCTCATACCACCTACAACTTGGCCCGCATGAATATGATTCTGCATAATGTGCCTTTCCAGTATCAACATTTCCGCAATGGCGATACCCTGGGGGCTGACTGGCCTACGGAGGAGCCGACAAACTATGATGCTACCGTGATGAATCCTCCATATAGCCAGCATTGGAGTGCGGCGGCAGGCTTCTTGACTGACCCGCGATTCCAGCGCTATGAAAAGCTGGCGCCGAAGTCAAAGGCGGATTTTGCCTTCCTGCTCCATGGTTTTTACCATCTGAAGGAAAACGGCACCATGGGCATTGTCCTGCCTCATGGCGTCCTGTTCCGCGGGGCGGCGGAGGGGACAATCCGCAAGCACCTGCTGGAAGATGGCAATATCTATGCCGTTATCGGCCTGCCGGCGGGGATTTTCTTCAATACGAGCATACCAACCTGCATTATCGTGCTGAAAAAAGACCATGTGAACCGTGATGTGCTCTTTATTGACGCGTCAAAGGAGTTCCGCAAGGAAAAGGCCCAAAACTTCATGGATACGGAGCATATTGACAAGATTATGGCGGCTTATGATGAGCGCAAGGATGTGGACAAGTTCGCCCATCTGGCTACCTTTGAAGAAATCAAGGAAAATGATTACAACCTCAATATTCCCCGCTATGTGGATACCAGCGAACCCGAGCCGGAGGTTGACCTGAAAGAAGTCTGCGCCAATTTGCAGGGAATTGATGCCGAAATCAAAGCGGCTAATAATGAACTGTTGGCCATGCTGGATGATTTGACCAGTGATGATGCGGAAGCAAAAGCGGCATTGGCAGAACTGGGCAAAATCATACAGGGGGTGTGA
- a CDS encoding P1 family peptidase, which translates to MQEIPFSEIEGVQVGNAQNDTAKTGVTVLFFPAGAKTGVDISGGGPASRETPVLDPTREDLGIHAIVMAGGSAYGLAAADGVMRCLEENGIGFDTGFARVPLVVQSDIYDLSYGSASVRPDSDMGYAACQNALRQNSPLSGSVGAGTGATVGKFCGMKQSQKSGIGYYAVQVGDLKMGAVVVVNALGDVYARGKKIAGLTNAQRTDFLDSVQELYRLAAPKDLLSRTNTTIGAVVTNGAFDKAQLTRIAQQTRNAYARSIKPVGTLADGDTIYASACGKLMQADVNMAGTLAAEVMERAIENAVLSAKMADAEYLANCLTYQ; encoded by the coding sequence ATGCAGGAAATACCTTTTTCGGAAATCGAGGGCGTTCAGGTGGGCAATGCTCAGAATGATACGGCCAAGACCGGTGTTACGGTGCTTTTCTTTCCCGCGGGAGCAAAAACTGGTGTGGATATCAGTGGTGGCGGTCCGGCATCAAGAGAAACACCGGTTTTAGATCCCACGCGGGAGGATTTGGGCATTCATGCCATTGTCATGGCCGGTGGCAGTGCTTATGGACTGGCGGCGGCAGATGGCGTCATGCGCTGCCTGGAGGAAAATGGCATTGGCTTTGATACAGGCTTTGCACGGGTTCCGCTGGTCGTGCAGTCGGATATCTATGATTTGTCCTATGGCAGTGCATCGGTTCGCCCGGATAGCGATATGGGCTATGCTGCCTGCCAGAATGCGCTCCGTCAAAACAGCCCCCTAAGTGGTTCGGTCGGTGCGGGAACAGGCGCAACGGTAGGCAAGTTTTGTGGCATGAAGCAGTCGCAAAAAAGCGGGATTGGCTATTATGCCGTTCAGGTCGGAGATTTGAAGATGGGGGCCGTGGTCGTGGTAAATGCACTGGGAGATGTCTATGCCCGGGGAAAGAAGATTGCCGGTCTTACCAATGCGCAGCGTACAGATTTCCTGGATAGCGTACAGGAGCTTTATCGCCTGGCAGCACCCAAGGATTTACTGTCGCGCACGAATACAACCATCGGGGCCGTGGTTACTAACGGTGCTTTTGATAAAGCCCAGCTTACCCGTATTGCCCAGCAGACGAGAAATGCCTACGCACGTTCCATCAAGCCCGTAGGGACGCTGGCCGATGGCGATACCATCTATGCTTCCGCCTGCGGCAAATTGATGCAGGCCGATGTGAATATGGCAGGAACTTTGGCCGCAGAAGTTATGGAACGAGCGATAGAGAATGCCGTATTGTCGGCAAAAATGGCCGATGCGGAATATTTGGCAAATTGTTTGACTTATCAATGA